A genomic window from Bacilli bacterium includes:
- a CDS encoding copper transporter, producing the protein MLTSRYHIGSIIAIFVALGLGILLGGTLGQRWMWQTEQETLGILMEKYDRQVENAQALQQQLMSLQLMNKAVNPFLNNKKIWWIRPVAAENATFAMLMKVAGANLREIDYDRQTAFAPAKMLAKDGSPPDVIVVSDPAAAENLASGGGWLSLPAIAPYAKVIDVSKEEQRFNDPQEIVDFILYVKKILEEDEHAAVSFYRYSGME; encoded by the coding sequence ATGCTGACCAGTCGCTATCATATCGGATCGATTATCGCCATATTTGTGGCGCTGGGGCTGGGGATCCTGCTGGGCGGCACATTGGGGCAACGCTGGATGTGGCAGACGGAACAGGAAACGCTCGGAATCCTGATGGAAAAATACGACCGCCAGGTGGAAAATGCGCAAGCGTTGCAGCAGCAGCTCATGTCGTTGCAATTGATGAATAAAGCGGTGAATCCGTTTCTGAACAATAAAAAAATATGGTGGATCCGCCCGGTTGCCGCGGAAAACGCTACATTTGCCATGCTGATGAAGGTTGCCGGCGCCAATTTGCGGGAAATCGATTACGATCGGCAAACCGCCTTCGCGCCCGCGAAAATGTTGGCAAAAGACGGGTCGCCGCCGGATGTCATTGTTGTATCGGATCCGGCCGCCGCCGAAAATCTTGCGTCAGGCGGCGGTTGGCTAAGCTTGCCGGCAATCGCGCCTTACGCGAAAGTGATCGATGTAAGCAAAGAAGAGCAGCGCTTCAACGATCCGCAGGAAATCGTCGACTTCATTTTGTATGTAAAAAAAATACTGGAGGAAGATGAGCATGCGGCCGTCAGTTTCTATCGTTATTCCGGCATGGAATGA
- a CDS encoding glycosyltransferase family 2 protein: MRPSVSIVIPAWNEAPMLPETLKALRTGRQAGEWDEIVVVDDGSTDDTYAAAVAGADTIIRHKRNYGKGKALEAGWRNAKGTIIVFLDADLGASADFARILLSPLFAGQCDMSIATFPANERKGGFGICKKVAAKGIHALSGYLPVEPLSGQRAVRRELLEQIGGLSGGFGIEVGLTIDAARFGFRIREVPVSFRHRETGRDLQGFLHRGRQLVAVSKTLFDKWRHPVC, encoded by the coding sequence ATGCGGCCGTCAGTTTCTATCGTTATTCCGGCATGGAATGAAGCGCCAATGCTTCCGGAAACGCTCAAGGCGCTGCGTACGGGCAGGCAGGCGGGCGAGTGGGACGAAATCGTGGTCGTGGACGACGGCAGCACGGATGATACATATGCCGCCGCGGTGGCGGGTGCGGATACGATTATTCGCCACAAGCGGAATTACGGCAAGGGAAAAGCGTTGGAAGCGGGATGGCGCAATGCGAAGGGAACCATCATCGTGTTTCTGGACGCCGATCTGGGAGCGTCCGCCGATTTCGCCCGCATCCTGTTATCGCCGCTATTCGCGGGCCAATGCGATATGAGCATCGCCACATTCCCCGCTAATGAAAGAAAAGGCGGTTTCGGCATCTGCAAAAAAGTGGCGGCAAAAGGCATCCACGCCTTGAGCGGCTACTTGCCGGTTGAACCGTTATCGGGGCAGCGCGCCGTCCGGCGCGAGCTGCTGGAACAAATCGGCGGTTTGTCGGGCGGCTTCGGCATTGAGGTCGGCCTGACCATCGATGCGGCGCGTTTTGGCTTTCGCATCCGCGAAGTGCCGGTTTCGTTTCGCCATCGCGAAACGGGGCGCGACCTGCAAGGTTTTCTCCACCGCGGCCGGCAATTGGTTGCCGTATCAAAAACTCTTTTTGACAAATGGAGGCATCCGGTTTGCTAA
- a CDS encoding DUF2627 domain-containing protein, whose translation MKQMAARMIAVLLLVIPGAAATYGFLLMKDAVFAAFGPPRFPFLRFLAGLLLFAGGVAFIAGWVNFRDRKRNYGFKKKRPRF comes from the coding sequence ATGAAGCAGATGGCAGCGCGAATGATCGCCGTGCTTTTGCTCGTCATTCCCGGCGCGGCCGCAACATACGGGTTTTTATTGATGAAAGACGCGGTCTTTGCCGCTTTCGGGCCGCCCCGTTTTCCCTTCTTACGTTTTCTGGCCGGATTGCTGCTGTTTGCAGGTGGAGTGGCGTTCATCGCCGGGTGGGTCAACTTTCGCGACCGCAAGCGGAATTACGGATTCAAAAAAAAGCGCCCAAGATTTTAA